One segment of Acropora muricata isolate sample 2 chromosome 8, ASM3666990v1, whole genome shotgun sequence DNA contains the following:
- the LOC136925520 gene encoding adenosine receptor A3-like gives MDHHPHNHTQGLEMNEKQAISKGWQAFQLIFWTCLSMATLIGNGLVLSCVVMKQRRSSSTIKFYGSLSLGDLLVGIFCAPVLLAVAFRQEWHMGKTLCYAFSVVISTSLNVSIMTLLLVSVDRLNAVTKPFYYRSKETFTQRRATWLIIFAWFHSVFWAAAPLAGWGEIIEDPITNSCKPNWAAKGLKNTLYTMGLAGFAFALPVISMIVVYAYIYHRSKVSARFMNNDPHKNPSEEEARQRQQSAILRTVIVVVGAFVFCWLPYTIATTFKLFSDTSPPPWLVHLGLMLAAANSSVNPVIYSLFDKTMRGEYKAIYRTCKRKPGEVDDADGVRCRRISSNLATSNNTRISNDTINKVLNVTVTDSPPVLRKEKWTKEGTTLNIHDITKKLENARRETWV, from the exons ATGGATCACCATCCTCACAATCATACACAAGGACTTGAAATGAACGAAAAACAAGCGATATCAAAAGGTTGGCAAGCATTTCAGTTGATATTTTGGACTTGCCTGAGTATGGCGACACTCATCGGAAATGGCCTAGTGTTGTCTTGTGTTGTAATGAAACAGCGCCGGAGCTCATCGACCATCAAGTTTTATGGAAGCCTGTCGTTAGGTGACCTTCTTGTTG GAATATTTTGCGCCCCGGTGCTTCTCGCCGTTGCATTCCGCCAAGAATGGCACATGGGAAAGACACTTTGTTACGCGTTTTCAGTGGTGATTTCAACCTCTCTTAACGTCTCTATTATGACACTTTTACTAGTCAGCGTGGATCGTTTAAACGCAGTTACCAAGCCTTTTTATTACAGATCCAAAGAGACATTTACACAGAGGCGGGCGACGTGGCTAATCATCTTTGCTTGGTTTCACTCTGTGTTCTGGGCTGCTGCTCCGTTAGCGGGCTGGGGAGAGATAATTGAGGACCCCATCACCAACTCGTGCAAACCTAATTGGGCAGCTAAAGGCCTTAAAAACACCTTATACACTATGGGCCTGGCAGGATTCGCCTTTGCTCTTCCAGTTATTTCAATGATTGTGGTTTACGCTTACATTTATCACCGCTCAAAAGTTAGCGCACGTTTTATGAACAACGATCCTCATAAGAATCCGTCAGAAGAAGAAGCGCGCCAAAGACAACAGAGTGCAATTTTACGGACAGTGATTGTTGTTGTCGGCGCTTTCGTGTTTTGTTGGTTGCCTTACACCATAGCTACGACGTTTAAACTGTTTTCCGACACTTCACCGCCGCCGTGGTTAGTTCATTTAGGGTTAATGTTAGCCGCCGCTAACAGCTCTGTTAACCCAGTTATTTACTCGCTGTTTGATAAAACAATGAGGGGCGAATACAAGGCAATTTATAGAACATGCAAACGAAAACCAGGTGAAGTTGACGACGCGGACGGCGTTCGTTGTCGGCGAATCAGCTCGAACCTAGCGACTTCCAACAACACGAGAATTAGCAATGACACAATCAACAAAGTTCTGAACGTTACTGTTACTGACAGTCCACCTGTTCTAAGAAAAGAGAAGTGGACAAAGGAAGGCACGACCTTGAACATCCATGATATCACCAAGAAATTGGAAAATGCTAGGAGAGAAACTTGGGTTTAA